In a single window of the Luteibacter rhizovicinus DSM 16549 genome:
- a CDS encoding flagella synthesis protein FlgN — protein MTHPLDSDFDTAVRAVMGDLAREVDALHATLIDERMALDQADTHALDTVSRAKGKLLDRIEKLDAERRHLGDAAGVDTLNDARWTHTIERLVECRKLNEVNGRIVGQRIGHVRQALALLAGDSPGGSTYGPKGDTARVKLRSATIAQV, from the coding sequence CGACTTCGACACGGCCGTCCGCGCCGTCATGGGCGACCTCGCCCGTGAGGTCGACGCGCTGCACGCCACCCTGATCGACGAGCGCATGGCGCTCGATCAGGCTGACACGCATGCGCTCGACACAGTCAGCCGGGCGAAGGGCAAACTGCTCGACCGCATCGAGAAGCTGGATGCCGAGCGTCGCCATCTGGGTGACGCCGCCGGTGTCGACACGCTCAACGATGCACGCTGGACGCACACGATCGAACGCCTGGTCGAGTGCCGCAAACTCAACGAAGTAAACGGCCGCATTGTCGGCCAGCGAATCGGTCACGTTCGCCAGGCGCTTGCGCTGCTCGCGGGCGATTCGCCGGGTGGTTCCACCTACGGCCCCAAAGGTGACACTGCGCGGGTGAAACTGCGCTCCGCCACCATCGCGCAGGTTTGA
- a CDS encoding EAL and HDOD domain-containing protein: MAVTPQPTAVNDDGILPIVRVPILDRKQALFAYELLFPRPIGSDIDAAALAHTQATLSAIADGSLKRLVRDNRAFLHMSPQLLLEHADILRHNARLGASISADVGTDDQLLEKLRELKGHGCLFMLEDFNLPADPEHRAGVDALLRIVQFAKIAVDHRHPVAARAHMDYVHAFGVKVIVTGIDTHETFVDYADQDVDGFQGKYLLRPERVDMPRLAPSKLGVLRLMGALQDPENGPVELGKIIRDDAVLSYKLLGCVNSAYFALPRQLKSVEQAAVFFGVNRMRNWIFTMAVSGMDERPPELLRLALIRAHMCEKLARTIKPELQEMAFTAGLFSLLDTLMNVSMAYVLEHLPLAIEIREALLEGAGPFAPLLDQIRHWEQGELESDSALRTQHLQTMAAMYVEAASWADHVYAFADGTAVVEAEA; encoded by the coding sequence ATGGCAGTGACCCCCCAGCCGACAGCGGTGAATGACGACGGCATCCTCCCGATCGTCCGCGTACCCATCCTGGACAGAAAGCAGGCGCTGTTCGCCTATGAACTTCTGTTCCCACGCCCCATCGGCAGCGATATCGACGCCGCGGCGCTTGCACACACGCAGGCCACGCTGAGCGCGATCGCGGACGGCAGCCTCAAGCGACTCGTTCGCGACAATCGTGCCTTCCTGCACATGTCGCCCCAGTTGCTCCTCGAGCATGCGGACATCCTTCGCCATAACGCGCGCCTCGGCGCGAGCATCAGTGCGGATGTCGGTACCGACGACCAGTTGCTCGAGAAGCTCCGCGAGCTGAAGGGTCATGGCTGCCTGTTCATGCTCGAAGACTTCAACCTCCCCGCCGACCCCGAACACAGGGCCGGCGTGGATGCCTTGCTGCGCATCGTGCAGTTCGCCAAGATCGCGGTGGATCATCGTCATCCGGTCGCGGCACGCGCGCACATGGACTACGTCCATGCCTTCGGCGTCAAGGTCATCGTCACTGGCATCGACACACACGAAACCTTCGTCGACTACGCCGACCAGGATGTCGACGGCTTCCAGGGCAAGTACCTGCTGCGTCCCGAGCGTGTGGACATGCCACGTCTGGCGCCGAGCAAGCTTGGCGTGCTGCGCCTCATGGGCGCGCTGCAGGATCCCGAAAACGGTCCTGTCGAGCTGGGCAAGATCATCCGCGACGACGCCGTGCTCAGCTACAAGCTGCTCGGTTGCGTGAATTCCGCCTACTTCGCCCTGCCCCGCCAGCTGAAATCGGTGGAGCAAGCCGCGGTGTTCTTCGGCGTGAATCGCATGCGCAACTGGATCTTCACCATGGCCGTCTCCGGCATGGACGAGCGTCCGCCGGAGCTGCTTCGCCTCGCACTGATCCGCGCACACATGTGCGAGAAGCTCGCCCGCACGATCAAGCCCGAGCTGCAGGAAATGGCCTTCACCGCCGGCCTGTTCTCACTGCTCGATACGTTGATGAATGTGTCGATGGCCTACGTGCTCGAACACCTCCCGCTCGCGATCGAAATCCGCGAAGCGCTGCTCGAGGGTGCCGGCCCGTTCGCACCGCTGCTCGACCAGATCCGTCACTGGGAACAGGGCGAGCTGGAAAGCGATTCGGCGCTGCGCACGCAGCACCTGCAGACGATGGCCGCCATGTACGTCGAGGCCGCCAGCTGGGCCGACCACGTCTACGCCTTCGCCGACGGCACGGCCGTGGTCGAAGCCGAAGCCTGA
- a CDS encoding MAPEG family protein has protein sequence MRITGLYAALLTLLILGLAVRVMLIRRRTRIGLGDGGDRSVACAIRAHGNAVEYVPLALMLLLVLELDQTVPLLLHAFGIALLLARVVHAIGLSRAAGNSPGRAVGAGLTLVVIGLMALMLLWQYVVIHVIAASVT, from the coding sequence ATGCGCATCACCGGACTCTATGCGGCACTGCTGACCTTGCTCATCCTTGGCCTGGCCGTGCGCGTGATGCTCATTCGCCGGCGTACGCGTATCGGATTGGGCGACGGCGGCGACCGAAGCGTGGCCTGTGCGATTCGTGCCCATGGCAATGCCGTGGAGTACGTGCCGCTCGCGCTGATGCTGTTGCTGGTTCTCGAACTCGACCAGACGGTGCCGCTGCTGCTCCACGCGTTCGGTATCGCCCTGTTGCTTGCGCGCGTCGTTCATGCGATCGGGCTGTCGCGCGCGGCGGGTAATTCGCCGGGGCGCGCGGTCGGGGCGGGTCTGACCCTCGTCGTCATCGGCTTGATGGCCTTGATGCTGCTTTGGCAGTACGTGGTGATCCACGTCATTGCGGCGAGCGTGACCTGA
- a CDS encoding TMEM43 family protein, which yields MKSKHKTNDGGMAWGARVAGAVLLLAGLGLIAWNEHRVMDYGAAMARHGSPVLDLGDAGRPSAGQYGSMTRVNGTPQILDAPRDPEFDVRADSPILIRHVEMFQWREITVGGSTHYELDWVDRPIDATNFAKPAGHVNPGAFPIQGRQFEAGEVKLGNFKLSTPIIRAFPGRIDIAPDEHKLPPNLAATFQRVGDKLVTSSKPSNPRLGDLRVSWEAVPVQPMTVLARIDGDTLAPREVKDGDPGFEVQVGDRSLLDVLPAMPEPPQAVLLVRLAAFAFAALGAFLLALTSRLRRDVLFAVGVGAVVVPAVAGVIWLAGDAMTASVWLLVAVLGAGLAIWRVQQRSASRSD from the coding sequence ATGAAGTCGAAGCACAAGACCAATGACGGCGGGATGGCCTGGGGCGCGCGCGTCGCCGGCGCGGTGCTGCTACTCGCGGGACTGGGCCTGATCGCCTGGAACGAACACCGGGTCATGGACTATGGCGCGGCCATGGCCCGCCATGGGTCACCCGTGCTGGATCTGGGCGATGCAGGGCGGCCTTCCGCGGGGCAGTACGGTTCGATGACGCGTGTAAACGGCACGCCGCAGATCCTCGATGCACCGCGCGATCCGGAATTCGATGTCCGCGCGGATTCACCGATCCTCATCCGCCATGTGGAAATGTTCCAGTGGCGCGAAATAACGGTCGGTGGCAGCACGCACTACGAGCTGGACTGGGTCGATCGTCCCATCGATGCGACCAATTTCGCCAAACCGGCGGGGCACGTCAATCCCGGCGCTTTCCCGATCCAGGGTCGTCAGTTCGAAGCGGGTGAAGTGAAGCTGGGCAACTTCAAGCTGTCCACGCCGATCATTCGCGCGTTTCCCGGGCGTATCGACATCGCGCCCGACGAGCACAAACTGCCGCCGAATCTCGCCGCGACCTTCCAGCGGGTGGGCGATAAGCTCGTCACGAGCAGCAAGCCGTCCAATCCTCGCCTGGGCGATCTTCGGGTCAGCTGGGAAGCCGTGCCGGTGCAGCCAATGACCGTGCTGGCGCGCATCGATGGCGATACGCTGGCGCCGCGCGAGGTGAAAGACGGGGATCCGGGCTTCGAAGTTCAGGTCGGCGATCGCAGCCTGCTCGACGTGTTGCCGGCCATGCCCGAGCCACCCCAGGCCGTCCTCCTGGTTCGTCTCGCCGCCTTCGCGTTCGCTGCCCTGGGTGCTTTCCTGCTGGCTCTCACCAGTCGTCTGCGCCGGGATGTGCTTTTCGCCGTGGGCGTCGGCGCCGTGGTGGTACCCGCTGTTGCCGGGGTGATATGGCTGGCTGGCGACGCGATGACGGCAAGCGTATGGTTGCTCGTTGCCGTGCTCGGTGCCGGTCTTGCCATCTGGCGCGTGCAACAGCGATCGGCATCACGGTCGGACTGA
- a CDS encoding MBL fold metallo-hydrolase has translation MKLWSLIGNSQRLDGGAMFGNAPRAMWSRWVAPDAENRIPLACRCLLVTGLDGRNVLFETGIGAFFDPAMRERFGVVEDRHVLLDSLAEAGLRHEDIDAVVLSHLHFDHAGGLLAPWAEGQAPTLLFPNARFLVGAEHWARARDPHPRDRASFIPELVGLLEASGRLELVEAGRSSSLGEAVRFEFSEGHTPGLMLAEVGGVVFCADLIPGRPWVHLPVTMGYDRWPEKLIDEKRVFLDDKIARGVKLFFTHDHGCAMASVEKDGKGRYTAADTHERLSGIEA, from the coding sequence ATGAAGCTCTGGTCACTTATCGGCAATTCGCAGCGGCTCGACGGTGGCGCGATGTTCGGCAACGCGCCGCGCGCCATGTGGTCGCGCTGGGTGGCGCCGGACGCGGAAAACCGCATCCCGCTCGCTTGCCGCTGCCTCCTCGTCACCGGGCTGGACGGCCGGAACGTGCTGTTCGAAACGGGTATCGGCGCCTTCTTCGATCCGGCCATGCGCGAACGGTTTGGGGTGGTCGAGGACCGTCACGTCCTGCTCGATTCGCTTGCCGAAGCCGGTCTTCGTCACGAGGACATCGATGCCGTCGTGCTGTCGCACCTTCATTTTGATCACGCGGGCGGCCTTCTCGCCCCGTGGGCGGAGGGGCAGGCGCCCACCCTGCTGTTTCCGAACGCGCGTTTCCTGGTCGGCGCCGAACACTGGGCGCGCGCCCGCGATCCGCATCCGCGCGACCGCGCCTCGTTCATCCCCGAACTGGTCGGCCTGCTCGAAGCGAGCGGCCGGCTCGAACTGGTCGAAGCCGGGCGTTCGTCGTCCCTGGGCGAGGCTGTGCGCTTCGAGTTTTCCGAGGGCCACACGCCGGGTCTCATGCTCGCCGAGGTGGGCGGTGTGGTCTTCTGCGCTGACCTCATTCCGGGCCGGCCCTGGGTACATCTGCCGGTGACGATGGGGTACGACCGTTGGCCGGAGAAACTGATCGACGAGAAGCGGGTGTTTCTCGACGACAAGATCGCACGTGGCGTAAAGCTGTTCTTTACCCACGACCACGGGTGCGCCATGGCCTCCGTGGAAAAGGACGGTAAAGGCCGTTACACGGCTGCCGATACGCATGAACGACTAAGCGGCATCGAAGCGTAA
- the ggt gene encoding gamma-glutamyltransferase gives MVHAPSWRVLAASLFLVVGAGSASAQSAPVPTKGPGHAAIASANYLATNAGFEVLGKGGNAFDAAVAVSSTLAVVEQQSSGIGGGFMALLHRASDNRDIFIDARETAPKAVDMKVYVGKDGQPNRDTSTNGPLSAGIPGEPAGLVWMAAHYGKLPLSVSLAPAIRIATEGFQPDARFLGTIEDRKDVLARYPASAAIYLPGGEVPSAGWTLKQPDLAKTLQRLAAKGRDGFYKGETARLLVDASRGAGGNWTAADLEAYQAKEREPLSVDYKGYRIVTAPPPSSGGIAIAEILNILAGFDLAKLDVAHATHLTIESMRRAFRDHNEYLGDPDFVKMPLDMLLSKYYADGLRATISPDKATPSDLLPAAMAPEPGMHTTHFSVIDAEGNMVASTLTVNLEFGSAFVAKGTGVVLNDEMDDFALVPGQPNAFGLRGALANAPEPGKRMLSSMSPSFVFGADRTAVIGSPGGSTIITQVLEGILAFIDGKSATQITAQKRYHHQYLPDRVDVEAGVFDDATTKALTDMGHVLRNRSPWGFMNVVTWDHRTNTLDAASDPRRPSGLGKVQ, from the coding sequence ATGGTCCATGCCCCGTCGTGGCGCGTACTCGCCGCGAGTCTTTTTCTTGTCGTTGGCGCTGGCAGCGCTTCCGCACAGAGCGCGCCCGTTCCAACCAAGGGCCCCGGTCATGCCGCCATCGCCAGTGCCAACTACCTGGCCACGAATGCCGGCTTCGAAGTCCTTGGCAAGGGCGGCAATGCCTTCGACGCCGCGGTCGCGGTGTCATCGACCCTCGCCGTCGTCGAACAGCAGAGTTCGGGTATCGGTGGCGGCTTCATGGCCTTGCTGCATCGTGCTTCCGACAACCGTGACATCTTCATCGATGCGCGTGAAACCGCGCCGAAGGCCGTCGACATGAAGGTCTACGTCGGCAAGGACGGCCAGCCCAATCGCGATACGTCGACGAACGGTCCGTTATCGGCCGGTATTCCGGGCGAGCCGGCCGGGCTTGTCTGGATGGCGGCTCATTACGGCAAGTTGCCGCTGTCGGTTTCCCTCGCGCCGGCGATCCGCATCGCCACCGAAGGATTTCAGCCGGACGCGCGCTTCCTCGGCACCATCGAGGACCGCAAGGACGTCCTCGCGCGCTATCCCGCCTCGGCTGCCATCTACCTGCCGGGTGGCGAGGTGCCCTCCGCGGGCTGGACGCTGAAGCAGCCCGACCTCGCGAAGACGCTGCAGCGCCTCGCCGCGAAGGGGCGCGACGGTTTCTACAAGGGCGAGACCGCCAGGCTGTTGGTCGACGCGTCGCGCGGCGCTGGCGGCAACTGGACGGCTGCCGATCTCGAGGCGTACCAGGCCAAGGAGCGCGAGCCGCTTTCGGTCGACTACAAGGGATATCGCATCGTCACGGCGCCACCGCCGTCGTCCGGCGGCATCGCCATTGCCGAGATCCTCAACATCCTTGCCGGCTTCGATCTCGCGAAGCTCGACGTCGCCCATGCCACCCACCTGACCATCGAGTCGATGCGGCGTGCGTTCCGCGATCACAACGAATACCTCGGTGACCCCGACTTCGTGAAGATGCCGCTCGACATGCTGTTGTCGAAGTACTACGCCGATGGCCTGCGTGCGACGATTTCGCCTGACAAGGCGACGCCGTCGGATCTGCTGCCTGCCGCCATGGCTCCGGAGCCGGGTATGCACACCACGCATTTCTCGGTGATCGACGCCGAGGGCAACATGGTCGCTTCGACGCTCACGGTGAACCTCGAATTCGGTTCCGCGTTTGTCGCCAAGGGGACCGGCGTCGTCCTCAACGACGAGATGGACGACTTTGCCCTCGTCCCCGGCCAGCCGAACGCCTTCGGTCTGCGCGGTGCGCTGGCCAACGCGCCGGAACCGGGCAAGCGCATGCTGTCGTCGATGTCGCCCAGCTTCGTCTTCGGCGCCGACCGCACGGCCGTGATCGGCTCGCCCGGCGGTTCGACCATCATCACGCAGGTGCTCGAAGGCATCCTTGCCTTTATCGATGGCAAGAGCGCCACGCAGATCACCGCGCAGAAGCGCTATCACCACCAGTACCTGCCCGACCGTGTCGACGTGGAAGCCGGCGTCTTCGACGATGCGACAACCAAGGCGCTGACCGATATGGGCCATGTGCTGAGGAATCGCTCGCCGTGGGGCTTCATGAACGTGGTGACCTGGGACCATCGGACGAACACGCTCGATGCGGCCAGCGATCCGCGCCGTCCGTCAGGCCTGGGCAAGGTGCAGTAA
- a CDS encoding YfhL family 4Fe-4S dicluster ferredoxin — MSLIILDTCVNCDVCEPVCPNKAISLGEVYYEINPDLCTECVGHFDVPQCVEVCPVECIPGDPDRVESREQLMLKYEHLMAKAAS, encoded by the coding sequence ATGTCCCTGATCATCCTCGACACCTGCGTCAACTGCGACGTCTGCGAACCCGTGTGCCCGAACAAGGCCATCTCGCTCGGCGAGGTGTATTACGAGATCAACCCTGACCTGTGCACGGAGTGCGTGGGCCATTTCGACGTACCCCAATGCGTCGAGGTCTGTCCCGTCGAGTGCATTCCGGGCGATCCCGATCGCGTCGAATCGCGTGAGCAACTGATGCTCAAGTACGAGCACCTGATGGCAAAAGCCGCCTCGTAA
- the coaD gene encoding pantetheine-phosphate adenylyltransferase: MTSLPANPRLAVYPGTFDPITNGHADLVSRAAPLFDRIVVAVAESRNKGPGFSLGERIALARLALADLPNVEVRGFDCLLAHFVAEIGAGVILRGLRAVSDFEYEFQLASMNRHLIPQAETLFLTPAEQYSFISSSLVREIGRLGGDISGFVHPAVQQAMRQRWRNS; this comes from the coding sequence ATGACTTCTCTGCCGGCCAATCCGCGACTTGCCGTTTATCCCGGCACGTTCGATCCGATCACCAACGGCCACGCCGATCTGGTGTCCCGTGCCGCGCCCCTGTTCGACCGTATCGTGGTCGCCGTGGCGGAGAGCCGGAACAAGGGTCCCGGCTTCAGCCTTGGCGAACGTATCGCGCTGGCGCGCCTGGCCCTGGCCGACCTGCCCAACGTCGAGGTTCGCGGCTTCGACTGCCTGCTGGCCCACTTCGTCGCCGAGATCGGCGCGGGCGTCATCCTTCGCGGTCTGCGCGCCGTGTCGGACTTCGAGTACGAATTCCAGCTGGCCAGCATGAACCGTCACCTGATTCCCCAGGCCGAGACGCTGTTCCTGACCCCGGCTGAGCAGTACAGCTTCATTTCCTCCTCGCTAGTGCGTGAAATCGGTCGCCTGGGTGGCGATATTTCCGGCTTCGTGCATCCGGCGGTGCAGCAGGCCATGCGCCAACGCTGGCGCAACTCTTGA
- the rsmD gene encoding 16S rRNA (guanine(966)-N(2))-methyltransferase RsmD has translation MSASGRVRIIGGTLRNSRLEVPDLPGLRPTADRVRETLFNWLQPVVGGARCLDLFAGTGALGIEALSRGAAAVTFVEREPRLAAALKANLARLKAPGGEVVGDEASRWLRGPARPFDVVLLDPPFALDAWAETARLLEEGGWIAAHGWIYVEAPRGAAFILPANWLMHRQGHAGEVSYTLYRRTPADPLS, from the coding sequence ATGAGCGCGTCAGGCCGCGTCCGCATCATCGGCGGAACCCTGCGCAACTCCCGTCTCGAGGTCCCCGACCTGCCTGGCCTTCGGCCCACGGCCGATCGCGTCCGCGAGACCCTGTTCAACTGGTTGCAGCCCGTGGTGGGCGGGGCGCGTTGCCTCGACCTCTTCGCGGGGACCGGCGCGCTTGGGATCGAGGCGCTGTCGCGTGGCGCCGCGGCGGTGACCTTCGTCGAACGCGAGCCGCGGCTTGCCGCCGCCCTGAAGGCCAACCTGGCCAGGCTGAAGGCGCCGGGCGGAGAGGTCGTCGGCGACGAGGCTTCACGGTGGCTACGAGGCCCCGCGCGGCCGTTCGACGTGGTCCTGCTGGATCCGCCGTTCGCCCTGGATGCCTGGGCCGAGACCGCGCGGCTGCTCGAAGAGGGGGGCTGGATCGCAGCCCATGGCTGGATCTACGTGGAAGCCCCGCGCGGCGCGGCCTTCATCCTGCCTGCCAACTGGCTGATGCACCGCCAGGGTCATGCCGGGGAGGTCTCCTACACCCTCTATCGCCGCACCCCGGCCGATCCGTTAAGCTAG
- the ftsY gene encoding signal recognition particle-docking protein FtsY encodes MLKFWKKKPVEPTATPDAVTPEERVEKVADAASIDAGPVVSEALAETVLPEPEAPDVEPDAEEASIVEAAQPAKRSWRERLSGSGFAKSLTTLFVRHPKLDDDLLDELETTLITADVGVEASSNLVEDLRKRMHKREFADAGDLLKALRRELVALLKPVEKPLDVSTFSPFVILTVGINGVGKTTTIGKLARRYSDEGRSVMLAAGDTFRAAAVEQLKTWGERNKVPVVSQGQDADSASVIFDALQAARSRGTQVLIADTAGRLHTQGGLMDELGKIGRVMKKLDTAAPHEVLMVIDGTTGQNAISQLRQFRQTAGVTGLVVTKLDGTAKGGVMFALAREFGLPIRYVGLGETATDLRVFDAEAFVDGLLPASLGG; translated from the coding sequence ATGCTCAAGTTCTGGAAGAAGAAGCCCGTCGAACCCACCGCGACGCCCGACGCCGTGACGCCCGAAGAGCGCGTGGAGAAGGTCGCCGATGCAGCCTCGATCGACGCCGGGCCGGTAGTCTCCGAGGCTCTCGCGGAAACCGTGCTGCCCGAGCCCGAGGCCCCCGATGTCGAGCCCGATGCGGAGGAAGCCTCGATTGTCGAAGCGGCGCAGCCGGCCAAGCGGAGCTGGCGCGAGCGGCTCTCCGGCAGTGGCTTCGCCAAGAGCCTCACCACGCTCTTCGTTCGTCATCCCAAGCTCGACGACGATCTCCTCGACGAACTGGAAACCACGCTGATCACGGCCGATGTCGGCGTGGAGGCCAGCAGCAACCTGGTCGAGGATCTGCGCAAGCGCATGCACAAGCGCGAATTCGCCGACGCGGGCGATCTGCTCAAGGCCTTGCGTCGCGAGCTTGTCGCCCTGCTCAAGCCGGTCGAGAAGCCGCTGGACGTATCCACGTTCAGCCCCTTCGTGATCCTGACCGTCGGCATCAACGGTGTCGGCAAGACCACGACCATCGGCAAGCTGGCGCGCCGTTATTCGGACGAAGGACGCAGCGTCATGCTGGCCGCGGGCGACACGTTCCGCGCCGCTGCCGTGGAACAGCTGAAGACCTGGGGCGAGCGCAATAAGGTTCCCGTGGTCTCCCAGGGCCAGGATGCGGATTCGGCCAGCGTCATCTTCGATGCACTCCAGGCCGCCCGCTCCCGCGGCACCCAGGTGTTGATCGCCGACACGGCGGGCCGCCTGCACACCCAGGGTGGCCTGATGGACGAGCTCGGCAAGATCGGGCGCGTCATGAAGAAGCTCGATACCGCCGCGCCTCACGAGGTGCTCATGGTGATCGACGGCACGACCGGCCAGAACGCCATCAGCCAGCTCCGCCAGTTCCGCCAGACCGCAGGCGTCACGGGACTGGTCGTGACCAAGCTCGACGGCACCGCCAAGGGCGGCGTGATGTTCGCCCTCGCCCGCGAATTTGGCCTCCCGATTCGCTACGTAGGCCTCGGCGAGACCGCGACGGACCTGCGCGTCTTCGACGCGGAAGCCTTCGTCGACGGCCTGTTGCCGGCGAGCCTCGGTGGCTGA
- a CDS encoding AsmA family protein, which yields MNRRLRIGLLVVAGLIAAIIVAALVAMYAVLQPERFTALLQSQARASGLELSLANPASPTLWPKPSLELEGITLHGNGGNAPLIVAARGKLVLPWRTLLGGEATISRLEIEGARIDVDAVSAYLDTLPPRPSTAGAILPAIDAGFRVSRSTLLRGNRLLLSNVDIDAGRLANQHRFTLSIDASTADEAPYALDLATTPSLADGVLTLGDLDVDVVGKDRFSAKLHGDATWRGGADIGGSMAGRVTRTDAPPYDVVLGVTPANQQDPLSIALKIDGEQDHADLHLPPLALSDWWAGMQAGRPPTLPPVQGTIDATQVDVGSVHIKGLRVRATPGSPTPASTAAAPARSP from the coding sequence ATGAACCGTCGGCTGCGTATCGGCCTTCTCGTCGTCGCAGGCCTCATCGCCGCGATTATCGTGGCGGCCCTGGTCGCCATGTATGCCGTGCTCCAGCCCGAGCGCTTCACGGCACTCCTGCAGTCACAGGCGCGCGCCTCCGGCCTCGAACTCTCGCTGGCGAATCCGGCCAGCCCTACGCTTTGGCCGAAGCCTTCCCTGGAACTGGAAGGCATCACGTTGCACGGCAATGGAGGCAATGCACCGTTGATCGTCGCCGCGCGAGGCAAGCTGGTCCTTCCCTGGCGCACCCTCCTGGGTGGCGAGGCCACCATTTCGCGGCTCGAGATCGAAGGTGCACGCATCGATGTAGATGCTGTCTCCGCCTATCTCGACACGCTTCCGCCACGCCCCTCGACGGCCGGCGCGATCCTGCCTGCGATCGATGCCGGCTTCCGTGTGTCGCGCAGCACCCTGTTGCGCGGGAACCGCCTCCTGCTCTCCAACGTCGACATCGATGCGGGCCGCCTGGCCAACCAGCACCGCTTTACCTTGTCGATCGATGCCAGCACGGCGGATGAGGCGCCTTACGCCCTCGATCTCGCCACGACCCCCTCGCTCGCAGACGGGGTGTTGACGCTCGGCGACCTCGACGTCGACGTGGTCGGCAAGGACCGCTTCAGCGCGAAGCTGCACGGCGATGCGACCTGGCGCGGCGGCGCGGACATCGGCGGCTCGATGGCTGGGCGCGTGACGCGTACCGATGCCCCACCTTACGACGTCGTGCTCGGCGTCACGCCAGCCAACCAGCAGGATCCCCTGTCGATAGCGCTGAAGATCGATGGCGAACAGGACCACGCCGACCTGCATCTGCCTCCGCTTGCGCTGTCCGACTGGTGGGCGGGCATGCAGGCAGGAAGGCCGCCCACCCTCCCTCCCGTGCAGGGAACCATCGACGCCACACAGGTCGACGTCGGCAGCGTGCATATCAAGGGCTTGCGCGTCCGTGCCACGCCGGGATCGCCAACACCGGCATCGACCGCTGCCGCGCCCGCGCGCTCACCATGA
- the mutY gene encoding A/G-specific adenine glycosylase, protein MNTFATELLRWYDHHGRKDLPWQHPRDAYRVWLSEIMLQQTQVVTVIGYFERFVQRLPTLASLAEADEDTVLALWSGLGYYRRARFLHRAAQLCVEHHGGELPRDIDALLALPGIGRSTAGAILAQAYGLRFPILDGNVKRVLTRYHGVAGHPGESAVEKRLWLFADEHTPPTRTADFTQAIMDLGATVCVRSKPLCPLCPQAASCVALREGLTATLPTAKPGKKIPTRALSMLLLRDARGRILLEKRGAQGVWSGLWSLPEAADPTTAPSVAARIARVGDADPLPAFTHVFSHYRLDVSPILFDHAAPLAAVADRPDRRWCDRDDIASLGLPAPVRTLLDNLPEISP, encoded by the coding sequence ATGAACACCTTCGCCACCGAACTGCTTCGCTGGTACGACCATCACGGTCGCAAGGACCTGCCATGGCAGCATCCGCGCGATGCCTACCGTGTATGGCTGTCGGAGATCATGCTGCAGCAAACGCAAGTCGTTACGGTGATCGGTTACTTCGAACGCTTCGTGCAGCGGCTGCCAACGCTCGCCTCGCTGGCCGAGGCCGACGAAGACACCGTGCTGGCTTTGTGGTCCGGCCTGGGCTACTACCGGCGCGCGCGCTTCCTGCACCGTGCCGCGCAGCTGTGCGTCGAACATCACGGCGGCGAGCTGCCACGCGACATCGACGCCTTGCTGGCGCTTCCGGGCATCGGCCGTTCGACGGCGGGTGCCATCCTCGCGCAGGCCTATGGGCTACGTTTTCCCATCCTCGACGGCAACGTCAAGCGCGTCCTGACGCGTTATCACGGGGTCGCCGGGCACCCCGGCGAAAGTGCTGTCGAAAAGCGTCTCTGGCTGTTCGCGGACGAACACACGCCGCCCACACGGACAGCCGACTTCACGCAGGCGATCATGGATCTCGGCGCGACGGTCTGCGTGCGCAGCAAGCCGCTGTGCCCCCTGTGCCCGCAGGCCGCCAGCTGCGTCGCCCTGCGCGAAGGCCTGACCGCGACCCTGCCCACCGCCAAGCCCGGAAAGAAGATCCCGACTCGCGCCTTGTCGATGCTGCTGTTACGCGATGCCCGCGGCCGCATCCTGCTTGAAAAGCGTGGCGCGCAAGGTGTCTGGTCGGGCCTGTGGAGCCTGCCGGAAGCAGCCGACCCGACGACGGCCCCCAGTGTCGCAGCGCGTATCGCCCGCGTCGGCGACGCCGATCCCCTACCCGCCTTCACCCACGTCTTCAGCCACTATCGACTGGACGTTTCACCCATCCTGTTCGACCATGCGGCCCCCCTTGCCGCCGTAGCCGACCGTCCCGACCGGCGCTGGTGCGATCGCGACGACATCGCCTCGCTCGGCCTGCCTGCCCCGGTACGCACGCTGCTGGACAACCTTCCGGAGATATCCCCATGA
- a CDS encoding oxidative damage protection protein, producing MTRMVHCVKLGHDAEGLDFAPWPSDLGKRIYEHVSKEAWAQWLAHQTMLINEMRLSPLDPKTRGFLSGEMEKYFFGGDVVQPAGYVPPEREA from the coding sequence ATGACGCGCATGGTTCACTGCGTGAAACTCGGCCACGACGCCGAAGGCCTCGACTTCGCCCCCTGGCCGAGCGACCTCGGCAAGCGTATCTACGAGCATGTGTCCAAAGAAGCATGGGCGCAGTGGCTGGCCCACCAGACCATGCTGATCAACGAGATGCGCCTGTCCCCGCTCGACCCGAAGACCCGCGGCTTCCTCAGCGGCGAAATGGAGAAGTACTTCTTCGGCGGCGACGTGGTCCAGCCCGCCGGCTACGTTCCGCCCGAACGAGAGGCTTGA